In Gammaproteobacteria bacterium, the genomic window CGACTGGTGAGACCGCGTGGTTAGGCGACGCCAAAACCGAGGGACAAGGGATGGTGAACGTAACTGACAGCGCATTTCAGTCCAGTTTGGCTGCAGAGGTCGTTGAGGTACTCGCGGATTCTTCCCATTTCCCGTAAGAGGAATTAGCCGCAGACGGATAGAGTGCCGAAACGCATCGCACGGCTCAGGTTACCCGTTTGGCGCTAGCGAGCAGCGCAAGCCTTTGGCCGAACGCCGGAGGGCGCGTGATGGATCACGCGCGTCGCCTGCGGTACAGGGAAGTACCGTCGGGCGACCGCCGAGTCAAAGGCGCGCAGCGCAGCGATTAAGCGCCAGTCGGGCGGCCTTTCTTTTGGTTTCTTTTCTTTGGCCGAGCAAAGAAAAGTAACCCGCCGGCGGGGGCGGAACCCCGCTCACATATGTCAATTGAGGCACACACGTTACCGGACTATCTGCGCAAAAACCTGCGCATCGTATCCATCGGTCTGAACCCGTCGATCATTTCCGCGCGCGCCGGATTTTATTTCGCCAATCCCCGCAACCGCTTCTGGCGGGCATTGAATGCTTCGGGGCTGGTGCCGGAGCCTTTACTTCCGGGTGTCGCCGCGCAAAAAGTGATGTTCAAGCGATACGACATCGGCTTCACGGATGTGGTCAAGCGCGCGACGCGTGGGGGTGCTGAATTGCGGGCGGACGATTATCGACAAGGCGCGCTGCTGCTGACCGAAAAACTAATTCGCTATCGGGCGCGCGTGGCGTGGTTTCACGGCAAGGTCGCGTACGCCCAGTTTCTCAAATACACCATCGGCTCGAAGTCGCCGCCCATCGACTGGGGCATGCAGCCGGCATGTGTGAGTCAATCGCGCGTGTTCGTGACGCCCAATCCCAGCCCCGCGAATGCGGCCTTCTCGCTGTCTGTGCTGACCGGGTGGTATAGAGCGCTCGCGCAAGTGGTGCCGTGTTCCGCCAATTGAGTTGCGCAGGCACAACTACAGCGATGAGCTACCTTTGCAGACTATCCAGAAACGTGCTGTTAATGGGTTCAGCCGCGCCGTTGAGCAACTGGACATTCTCCATGGCGACTTCCTGGAAGGTATGCACGTCGATTATCTGGCCGGGCATCAGCCTGTATTTGTTGAAGATGGCGCCGGCCAGCGCTACCCTGTTTTCCGGCGTTATCGCGTCCGCATCGCCGGGACTCCCGCAACAGAACACATAGGGCTGCCAGCCGGAATCCATGGCATGGTGTAAACGTGTAAGGGCATATCTCTCTTCAAGCGTAAACTCCATGTCTTCACGAAATCTGTAACCCGGTTTCTCCGTGGGTTGCGGCATTTTGCTGATCACTTCATTGTTATCTTCGACGGTGACGTGCGCGGGTTGCGGGTAATCTTCGAGTATGGCCCGCCGGTAGGGTTGCGCGCTGATGGCTGACGCGTAAAAACAGACCGCGATGAACGCGATTCCAGTGAGTTTCATGGTTGTCCTCCTGCCTGGTCTTGGCGGGTCATAATACGCGGGATAACAGCTCGTAATTGATCTTCAATAGGAACTGACTTCAATCCGGAGGTTCATACGAATCTTCAAGCTCCACCACAAAGTAATTCATGGCCGTATCCTTAGCCGCGCTGCCCCGCACACTGCCCGCGACGCAATTCGTCGATCTCGTCCAGCCATTTGCGATGCGGCGTGGTGGCGCGCTGTCGCGCGTGCGCGTCGCCTATGAGACCTGGGGTCGATTAAATGTCGCGCGTGATAATGCCGTGTTGCTGTTCACAGGGCTCTCGCCCAGCGCGCATGCGGCGTCCAGCCGCGCTGATCCCGCGCCCGGCTGGTGGGAATACATGGTGGGACCTGGTAAGCCGATCGACACCGATCGCTTGTTTGTGGTGTGCGTCAACTCGCTTGGCAGTTGCTTCGGTTCGACCGGTCCGGCGTCTATCGATACTGCGACCGGCAAGCCATACGGCGTGGATTTTCCGGAGTTGACTATCGAGGACATCGCGGCGGCGGGCCATGAGGTGATGCGCGCGCTGGCTATCGAGCGGCCGCACGCCATCGTCGGCGCCTCGCTTGGCGGCATGACGGCGCTGGCCTACGCGGTTTCGCATGCCCGCAAGGTGGAAAAGCTGGTGATTATCTCGGCGGCCGCGCGCGCCAGTGCTTTCGCCATCTCCATCCGTTCGCTCCAACGGGAAATCATA contains:
- a CDS encoding mismatch-specific DNA-glycosylase, encoding MSIEAHTLPDYLRKNLRIVSIGLNPSIISARAGFYFANPRNRFWRALNASGLVPEPLLPGVAAQKVMFKRYDIGFTDVVKRATRGGAELRADDYRQGALLLTEKLIRYRARVAWFHGKVAYAQFLKYTIGSKSPPIDWGMQPACVSQSRVFVTPNPSPANAAFSLSVLTGWYRALAQVVPCSAN
- a CDS encoding homoserine O-acetyltransferase gives rise to the protein MAVSLAALPRTLPATQFVDLVQPFAMRRGGALSRVRVAYETWGRLNVARDNAVLLFTGLSPSAHAASSRADPAPGWWEYMVGPGKPIDTDRLFVVCVNSLGSCFGSTGPASIDTATGKPYGVDFPELTIEDIAAAGHEVMRALAIERPHAIVGASLGGMTALAYAVSHARKVEKLVIISAAARASAFAISIRSLQREIICSDPAWAGGHYAPDQQPLMGMRLARKLGMISYRSAQEWQQRFGHHEVTTRGEQPFGILYEIESYLDYNARKFVGGFDANCYLYLSRSMDLFDVAAHGGSLAAALSKIQARRATIIGVTSDVLFPFDQQQELANSMRDAGLDARLLRLDAINGHDSFLIDHDRFAPVVRDIFSG